A window of Candidatus Hydrogenedens sp. genomic DNA:
ATAAAAGATTAGGAGAACTGCTTCTCGAAGAAAGATTAATTACAAAAGAACAACTTAATCAAGCATTAGAAATTCAATCTAAAACAGGAAGATTTTTAGGAAAGATATTAATAGAAAAAGGATTTATAGATAGGGATGTATTAGCAAACTGCCTATCAAAACAATGTCGAATACCGCATATTAAACTTGTTGAGTATGATATCAATTCTGATGTCGTTAAATTAATTCCAGAAGAAGTTTGTAGGAAAAGATACTTATTACCCATCGATAAATTAGGAAGAATAGTGACAGTTGCTATGGTTGACCCCTTGGATACAGAGGCATTAGAAGAAGTAAAAAGTCACTGTCCAGATTTGAGGATAAAGCCAATCCTATGTAGTTGGGAGGATTTAGAAAAAGCATTTGAAAAAGCATTTCGTAAAAATCGAATTAGTACAGACATATTATCCACACTTGGTTACAAAACAACAGAACCAGAAAAAAAAGAGCAGGAAGTAGTAGATTCAGTTGAAATAAAGGAAGAAAATCCACCACTTTCTACTGATGTTAATGAAGCGGTATTAGAAGAAATAGAGAAGGAATATGAAGAAGAAATACCTGAGAAGGTAACGGACTATGAAACGGAACAATCACAGGTGGCGGTAATTTCTGAACCTATTCCAACACCGACACAAGTTATAATAGACACATCATTAGTTCAAGCAATTCAAGACCTTCCAAAAATGCTTGCTGATTCAATCCGAGATTCATTAACTCAAGTAAATATAAATATTCCTTCACCGACAGTAATTCCTCCGCCACCTTCAATCACTCCTGAACATTTTGCTGAATTTATTGGAGAGATGAAAAATACATTTCGAGAATCAATATCGCAATTTGCCCATGAAATACACGCACGTTTAAGAGAAGAAATGATACAGGGGCAAAATCAAGTAGCAACAATGATACAAGAAGGTGTGAGCCATGTTATAAGTAATGCAGTCACAGCTATGCTTGATAACTTGAAGTTAGAACTATCGTCAATAGAGAAAGAAAATAAAATAAACATAGAGCAAATAGCGGAGACGATGCGTGAAGGAATTGGAGAAATATCTCAACAACTGTTAAATACGATTTCAGAAGAGATACGAAATTCAGCACAAGTAATGAGTCAGATGTCAATAGAGGTAACTAAGAGCATTGGTGAAGTCGTCCAAAAGATAGACCAAACGGATCAAAAAGAACCTAAAGAAGCATTCACACCTGAAAAAATGCAGGAAGTATTAGTAACAGTAAAAGAATCTATTGTTAGCGGTATTCAAAATACTCTTGAAGATGCAATAACAAAACTTATTCAGGAATTAAAAGAAACTCCAGAAGCAGAAGAACCCGACCCTGTTCTACTTAGTCTCACAGAAGCAATCCAAAAATTAGACCATGCCATTATTGAAAACCAAAAACAGCAAGAATTGCAAACTCAAAAAATGGCACAAATAACAGAGTCCATACTTCGTTCCGTAAGCGAAACAACTACACAAACAATAAACGAAATAAAAAAGGAACGGGAGAGTGAAAACAGCGATTTAGCGAGGGAAAAATCAATTATTGAACCGCTCATTCCAGAGCTAAAAGAAGTGGTTCAACAAGTCAAAGAATCGGTTCAGAAAACTCAAGAAATGCACAATGAGCAAACACAAAAAATAGCCCGATTAACAGAAACAACATTAGAATCAGTTCAACAAACTGCCCAATTAGTAGAAACATTAAGTATTATGGAAGGAAAAAGGGTAGAAACATTAGAAGAAAAGAAACAACGATTAGCATCTGTTGCTCCGTTTGGCAAAGGTTCGTCAACACCTCCACCAGAAATTGAAGAGTCCGACAAAGAGGTATGGAAGGCATTAGAATCTGAACAGCCGTTAGAGACCCTTACATTTGATAATTTCTTCCCCGGTACTGTAAACGCTTTCACATTTAAATTAAGTAAAGCAGTAGCAGAAAATCCAGGAACAGAATATAATCCATTTTTCCTCTACGGTAATGTCGGCATAGGCAAAACACACCTTATTAGTGCTATTGGTAACGAGATATTAAAGAAACATCCCAAAATGAGAGTAGGTTACGTTTCAGCAAGTCATTTCTCCAGAAGACTTGCCGAAGCACTTAAAGAAGGTGCTCTGGATCTATTTCGCGAAAATTATTGTCATTGGGATGTGCTAATTCTTGATGATATTCAGTTTATGGGTGGTAAAGTTGAAGCACAGGAAGAATTTTTCCACGTTTTTAACGTGCTACATCAAAGCAAAAGACAGATAATAATTGCAAGCGATAAAGCACCTGACCGATTAGGTTTGCTTGAGCAAAGATTAGTTTCCCGTTTTGCAAGTGGAATTGTTGCGGAATTAAAATCCCCAGAATGGGAAACACGGATGCAAATCCTACATAATCAAGTTAAAATGGCAGATGTTAAAGTGCCAGAAGAAGTGCTAAGTTTAATAGCGATGCGTGTTCCCAACGATATTAGGAAAATGATGGGTTCACTAAAGAAAATTATTGCCTTTGCTAAACTGGTAGGCCAAAACATTACCTGTGAAATGGCAGACGAAATATTAAGTCATTTAGGAATTGCCGCTGCTTAATACATATGTAAAACAGAAAATATTTAAAACCGTTTATGTGTTGAAAAATACTATAAATTAGGAGATTGAACAGTGAGAATTGCAAAGAAAAAATTACCAGAAATGTTATTAGAACTTGGAGTAATAACAAAAGAAAAACTTAACGAATGTATTAAAATACAACAACAAACTGGTAAGAATCTCCAAGATATACTCCTCGAAAAAAAGTATATAACAGAGGAAGTTTTAGTCGAAACTTTAAGTGAACAACTACAAATACCGCATATCCGAGTATCTAATTATTCGATTCCAAAGGAAGTTCTTGCGGAAGTCCCAGAAAGTTTAGCTAAACAATACCAAGTTCTCCCTATATCTGTTACAGGAGATATTCTTACGTTAGCAATGTCAAACCCATTAAATATCCTTGCATTAGACGACATCCGTATGATTACAGGCAAGGAGATTGAACCTGTTATTGCAATGCCTTCTGAATTACGCGAAGTCATCGAAAGAAATTATAGTGGCGATAGAGCTTCAGAACTGTTTGCATCCTTGTTAGCCGAGCATGCCCAACAAGAAGAATTGGAAGAAGTGAAAACAGTAACAGAAGAAGTCGAAGACGTTAGCAAAGTTGAGTCTGTTGAAGAAGATGAGCCCGTAAAGAAAATGGCTCGACTAATTGTATTAGATGCTTTAGAAAGAGGTGCATCCGATATTCATATAGAACCATTTGAAAAAATAATTCGTGTTCGTTATCGTGTTGATGGTGTCCTTGAAGAGGCAAAATCACCTCCCAAATCAATACAGTCCAACCTTATTGCCCGATTTAAAATTCTTTCAGGGTGCCGAATTGATGAACATCGACTACCTCAAGACGGTCGTTTTCGTATTCGTTTCCGTGGAAGAGAGATTGACTTTCGTGTAGCATTTTTGCCCTGTAAATATGGCGAGAAAATCGTATTACGTGTTTTAGATAAAAGTAATCTAATGCTCGACCTCGAGGCTATGGGGTTTGAACCTCAACCATTAGAAGCCTTAAACCATGCATTAAAACTTCCTCATGGTATGATTCTTTTAACAGGACCTACAGGAAGTGGTAAAACAACAACACTTTACAGTTGTTTAACACGTCTAAATACAATTGAAACTAATATTGTCACCGTTGAAGATCCTATCGAATATGAACTCTTCGGTATTAATCAGGTGCAGGTTCAAGCACGTATTGGATTTACATTTGCCGAAGCATTAAGACAAATTCTCCGTCAAGACCCCAATATCGTTATGGTCGGTGAAATTCGTGATGGTGAAACAGCAGACATAGCGGTAAAAGCAGCTCTAACGGGGCACCTTGTTTTGAGTACATTACACACAAATGATGCGGCAGGCGTGTTCCCCCGATTGATTGATATGGGAATAGAGCCTTTCTTGGTTCAATCCTCCGTAGCATTAGCAGCTGCACAACGATTACTTAAACGGGTTTGTAAAGAATGTAAAGAAAATATAATTGTTCCAAATGAAGTATTAGAACGCATACAATATCGTGGTTTTTCACATATACCAAATCCTCAATTTGTAAGAGGGCATGGTTGTCCTAAATGCAAGGATTCAGGTTATAAAGGACGAATTGCCTGCCTTGAAGCAATGCTAAATTGGCCTGAACTTCATCAGCTTGTTTTGAATCGTGCATCTGCATATGAGATTAAAAAACAAGCTGTTGCCTGTGGCATGAAAACATTACGACAAAATGCACTTGCCCTTGCTGCACGTGGTTTCACGACGATTGAACAAGTCCTTGAACACACAATCGCTGATTGATAATTACTACTATCGCGATAGGGGAAAGGTCGTCATCAATGGAATGTAGGCTTTTTTATTTAATTAAAAGGTATGCCCTTTTAATAGTTTTATGCATAGGTATCGTATCTTGTGAAGGTAGGTATGTAATTAGTGGAAAAGTATTTGCAACAAATGGAGAACCATTGCCTGGTGTATCTATATCAAGCCCAGAAACCCTTGATTACACAATAACAAATACAAAGGGAGAATTTGTTTATCGATTGCAAAAACCTATTAGTAAGATAGAATTTATAAAGTCTGATTATTTGCCTATGCAAATCACAGTTGATTCATGGCAAGAGAAAAAAATCACATTACCAAATATTGTTCTGACATCAAAGCCTTCTATTTCGGGTGTTTACTTCTTTGATGAAAGAAATAATAGGTATATCCCATTATTTAAAAACAAAATAGAAAGGATACAGATAGATACAAATAATTCAATACCAGCCATAAAGATGAATATGCCAATTACAATAGAGACAACGAAACCTCGAGTTTTTGTTTTTCGTATGCCTCAGTATGAACTGTCGCTATATAAAATGAAAAAGTATATACAAGACAAAGAAGAAGTGAAGAAAAACAAAACAGAAGAAAAAGAAAAGAAAAGTTCAAATGAAAATGTCTCAGAAGAAGAAAGGTATATATGGATACCTGATGAACCTATTTTAGTTTCAACAGAGTTTTTATCTGAGTTGGACACCAGTTTATTTGTAGTAAAACCAGTAGACGATTTGAAAACAGGTGTTTATTGTATTAATTGGCGAGCTTTTGAGGTTCCTTTCCCAAGAATTAATGATAGTTACCTTTTCTCAGTAAAAACACCTCAACAGGAAGAAAAAATATCTGATAGTTCATCCATTCCAAATGAGACCATAGACAAAAACAAAGAGGAAGATAAAACGAAAGAAAATAAAAAATGATTGAAGATAAACGACTAAAAACTTATATATAATCCAGAAAATATGTTATCATTTGCTTCAATATAATGTGCTATAAAATATAACTTATTTTAATCTTAATAAAAGGTTTTTATAACATTTCAATGGATATACAAGAAAAAATATCAGGGCTTATTTCTAAAGACTCCCTACGATTAAAATTGGAACAATTCGAGGGACCTTTTGAGATATTACTTTATCTTATAAAAGAACAAGAAATTGATATCTTTGATATACCTATTGTTCAAATAACAGAACAATACCTTGAAATTCTTGATTTAATGAAAGAGCAACGATTGGAAATTGCTGGCGATTTCCTTGTTATGGCGGCGACATTAATTCACATTAAGTCACGGATGTTATTACCAGATATTGAAGAGATGGAAGAGGTAGAGGAAGAAGACCCACGATTGGAATTAGTAGAACATTTACTTGAATATCGAAAATTTAAGGAATTAGGTAAGAGATTGGGAGATTTAGAAGAACAACAATATAACTATCTCCCTCGAAAATTTCCATCTTATTTAGAGCCGTTAGTTCAAGAGGAATGGGTTGAGGTTACATTAGCAGATTTAATGAAATCCATTAAACGGGTACTACACTACTTACTGGAGCCGACAATACAGGCGATTGAACTTGAGAAGTATACCGTTGAAGATAAAATAGTAGAAATTTGGGATAAGATAACAAATCAAGGAAGTGTTATATCATCAGAATTATTTAAAAAATGTGAAACTACAATTGAAAAAGTTTGCATTGTCCTTGCTATTTTAGAGTTATGTAGACAATGCAAAATCCTAATTCATCAACAACATCCATACGGCCCATTTTATTTGTATTTGAATAAAAATTATCAAAAGCAACTGATTAACACAAGTGATTAAGTGGCTTTTAAAAATATTACCATTAAGGCGAGAAGCATCAGAATTACTTCCTTTTGAGTTAGGAAAAGCAGGAGAAGAAGAGGCTATAAAATATCTAAAGAAAAAAGGATTAAAAATTTTAGGTAAAAATATAAAGATAGGCAGAAAAGAAATTGATATTGTCGCTGAAGAAAACGACGAAATAGTTTTTGTTGAAGTTAAAACATGTAGGAACGAAAATTGGACATATCCAGAAAACAAAGTAGATTATAAAAAAAAGGAGAATATTAGAAAGACAGCACATCGCTACATAAAAAAATATAATGTGAGAAAAAAATATTATCGGTTTGATATTATTGCAATTACATGGGAACCAGAGAAATCAATACACTGGATAAAAAATGCCTTTTAGTTTATAAAGATACAGTTCTTATAGATTACATTTATTTAAAATTTTAAATTTGATTGCAAATCGCTTTTGTTATTTCCACGATAGCCACTGTACTTCGCCCGAAGGATTGACATTAAATTTCCTTGCCCGCAAATTAGACCCCTCCCCTTCTTCATAATAGACAATAAGGATGCTGTTGTCTTTTAATGTTACCATAGAAGGGTATGCCCCAATACAAGAGTCAACCAGGATAGGATTACTCCATGTTTTAGCCTCATCTATGCTAATAGTTATGTAAGTTCCTTTATGTGGGTATCGAATACCCATAACTAAGACGCCCGTTGGAGTGCGATGTAAATATGGGCAATGTCCTGAAAAAGGGAGTGCTTCACTCTTACTCCATGTATTACCGCCATCTGTAGATAGTGAATAACCCATTGTTAAATCACTGTGACCCCGTTGAGCAATGAATAAATTTTGATTTTTTAATACGCATATATCAGGTTCTGCATCAAGTTTTAAATCTCCATAATCAATATCTATTGGTTTACACCAGCTAACCCCCTTGTCTGTAGAAATAGATACCGCACCACACCCATTTTTCCGTTTATCTGTATATAAAGGGATTATCAAATTTCCGTTTGGGAGAGCTCGTATAGGGGAACTGCAATAATAATCAGGAAAAAGTTGTTTAGGTTCCGACCACTTTTTCCCCATATCTTCCGATACGATAACCCATGTTCCTAAACCTTCATATCGTTTATTTTGATTTTCTACGGGTTTCAACGAGAAAAAATTACAAATTAGTTTTTTACCATCGATAACGGCTATAGAAGGGTCACGGTCATCATAAGGACTATCATATACAACAAAAGGAACACTCCATGTTTTCCCCTCATCGGAAGAAAATATTCCTGAGATTCTACCACCTTTTGGGTGATTTTCATTGGGTAAGGCTACATGTGCGTATCCATCATAGAATACACAAAAAAGCCTTCCATCAGGGAGACGACACACATCTGGAAATGCTTCATACCCACCTGCCCCACCATCTCTACAGATTACGAGGAAATCCTTACCCTCTTGTAAAGACGTATTAGGTTCATCAGCAAACGATATGCTGTTTATCAGAAGGCTTATCATAACCAGAGATGTTGAAAAATTTAATACCTTCATTCCGAATCTCCTTATGTTGAATTAATTTTAAATAAAATAGCAATAATTTGTATGATTAAATTAACTAACGTTAATATTATTAAATAATGATAAAGGAGAAAAAAAGATGAGCGATATGATTAAAATTATTAAAGAACGACGGACAATACGTAAATACCTGCCAAAGCCTTTGTCAGAAGAATTGCTAAATACAGTGTTAGAAGCTGGACGCTGGGCTCAGTCTTGGGCAAATACCCAATGTTGGCAGGTTATTGTAGTGAAAGATGAAAAGATAAAAAAGTCACTTCAAGAAACACTTCCTAAAGGGAATCCTTCTTATCAGGCAATTATGGACGCCCCTGTGGTGTTATGTCTGTGTGGGAAGAAAAATCTCTCTGGATATTATAAAGGGCAAGTATGTACACACTTTGGTGACTGGATGTTATTCGATTTAGGAATATTTGCACAGAATATCGCCTTGACTGCTTATAGTTTGGGATTGGGAACAGTAATCGTGAGTTTGTTAGACCACAACAAGGCAAAAGAGATATTAGGACTTTCAGACGATGTTGAATTAGTATCATTAATGCCCCTTGGTTTTCCCGCCGATACACCCTCTCCACCACCGCGAAAGGAACTAAAAGATTTCGTTAAATATATGTGATATTGTTATCAGGATGACAGAATATTTTCAAGTAAATCACATTCATGAACCTTTTTTTGGTGTGTATCTACATAATAGGTTTTAATTTCGAAAGGCTGTAATTGTACTGTAAATTGAGTATTAAGAGGTGGAATAATTACGTTGCTTTGCTGAACATTCCCGGTAGGTTCATAAAGTCGTATAATGAATCCTTCCTTGGTCTCAGCTTTCTTAAATGCAGACAGTACAATAGAATTATTGTCAACAATGATACCTGATGTAAAAGGTTGTCCTTTCTTCGTTGGGTAAAAAGATAAAAACATGGGTTTCTCATTATGAGCAAGAGCCTCGTTATCAATAGTACGAAACCTCACAGAAGAATTTCCTCCTTGCAACCAAAATCGGAAAATTCGCTCTCCTTGTTCCATTCGTGGAGTAAATCTATCTTGGGGTACTAATGGTCTATTTTTGAAGGGCAACGATGAATAAGCAGGTGAATGGAGTAATGTAAGTCGAATGGTATTATTAATAAAATCGGAACCATAGATACCATCATTAATAATTGTTAAAGCACACTTGTTAATAGGCGAATATCCTGCTACCCATTTCTGTGCTACAACTTCATACTCTTCACCCAGTAATTGATCCTTACCAAACACCACTTGACCCACATACTCCGTGTCCTCCCATGGGACTGGAATGCACAGTTTTAGCATGCAGTCCTTTTCAAACCAAAAGACACGAACATCTACTTCAATCTCCGCAACTATTTTAGGAATCTTATATTGCATAATTATGTAAGAATGGTTGTATTTAAATATGGCTTCAACGACAGTTCTAACCTCCCCATCTTCAATAACATGAACTGGTGCCAGTGTATCACTTTTTATGCCACATATCTCTGGGACCTCTTCCTTATCGATTATTGAAAAGTGCCCCTTAATATTGTGATAACATGTTACTTCACTTCCCCATGGGTCTTCGTTATCTTGAATTACAATCGGCAAAAAAGCAGAGGTATTCAAATAATCAACACCATCAACACGATAAAAATCCATTAATCCTGTTTGAACATTAACCCCAGCGTGAATATGTTCTCCTCTAACTTCAATGACCCCGTCAGTAATTTGAGATTTAGGTTGTGGTTTTTCAGGTAAAACCAGTTCCGTAGAGCAGTTAATACGAGTTATCTGGGCTGGTGCCAATGTTGCCTTAAACACCATTCGTTTCCGCCAATCCACCGCAACATTACCATGTTCTTTCTCTACTTGAGAAGGAATTTTATTACCATCTATAAACATTTGTGGATAAACAAAAGTATCCTCAAAATTAAAATCAGGTAAGCAAAATTCAACATCAAAAATTTGAGTTATCGGGAAAGGATGAGGATTAAAACCAAAAATAGGTACTATTTGTTTAGAAATTATTTCTTCTGTTCTACACAATGAAAAAAAACACCGTGCTTTGATGCGGGATACAATATTTAACCCATAGTCTAATATTTGTATCCCTTTTTCTTCTACTGGCGGAATAGATGAACCAGGTAAAATGTCATGAAATTCTGCAAGTAATAAGTTTTCAAGGGCATCCTTAAATTCTTGAGATGGATATTCCATTAATCCATGAATAGCACAAATACTCGCCATCTTTTCAGTCATATATAATTCATTTTCCAATTGGCGATGCTTCTGTTTAATTCGAATTTGTGAGGTATAACAACCCGGTGCCCATGGATTTAAATCCCTCATGACCATAGGAAAAGAAATTTGTTCTTGTTGTAATTCCTCAAAGAATAGGTCAGGTGTTGAATGAAAAATGTCGTCCTCCTTCTCGTGATGTATAATGTCTCTTAAGTCCTGACAATCTTTGAATGAAGGTCCTCCACCATGATTTCCAACACCCCATAATACAAGACCTGTGGTATGTTCTGGATGGTCTTGTATCCATTGTTCAACTTTTTCTCGTGCTTTGCCTAACGGGGCATTATACCAACCTATAAACCTATATGCTAATATTTCTGAACCGTCATAACCTTGCCATATAAAACCTTTTTCTGGTAATGAAAATATTTCCGCATGAGGTCTACCAAATAGATAATATTTGTACCCAGATTTGGCAAGAATTTGAACCAAACCACGAGAATGACCAAAAGGGTCAAAGTTAATAGCCGTTTTTGGGTCTACCCCAAATTTATCCTTGAAATAATTCTTACCAATGAGAATATGACGCACAAAAGATTCTCCAGATGGCATATTGCAATCTGGTTGTAAAAACCATCCCCCCATAATATTCCATTTCTTTTTTTGCACCTGAACCCGTATCCTCTCAAATAATTCAGGGTCAAATTGTTCAACCCATTTATATAAGATAACTTCATTATGATTAAAAATAAACTCCTCAAATTGCTCACATAATTCTACCGCAGTACGAAAAGTAGATAAGGCTTCTCCTGCTCCTTCTTCCCATTCCCATAACCAACAAGGGTCTAAATGAGCATTACACAATAAATGAATCCTTCTTTTTGGCATATCAAATCCCTTTACTTTGTATCTGTTGAAGAGTTATTTCTTTTCAACGGTTTTAAGTGAAATTTCAAATTGCTGTTGCACAAACTCTAAGTGGCGTGACAAAATCAATTCGGCTAATTCACCATCACGGGACTCAAACGCTTCTAATATTCGTTCTGCTAAACGGTCTAATTTTTGTTTCCCAATCAGAAGAATATCAACCATCTCATTTATTTTTAAAAATGCTTGCCACATTGTATTGTAAAGCAATTCATAAATTTGATTGCGGGTAGCCTGTGCAAAAAGCTTAAAAAAACGTTCATTAATCTTTTGCAACTCATCTTGATTATGAATGAAAGACTTCCGTTTTTGGAAAAGATATCGCAACTCATCCAGCTCCTCTTGAGTATGTCTCTCTGCCGCAAGTCGTACCACTTGTCGAACCATGTGGTCTCGAAACTCAAGAATATCTTTTAACAACGATAAATTGATATTTCCTTGTTCATCCTTAATAAGAGTATCAAATAACTCCAAGCCTCCGATGAGGTCTATATCTTGAGCAATGATTCCAGAACCTTGTCGTATTTTAACCAACCCCAACGCTTCAAGCCGTTTAAGTGCTTCACGAATACTATGCCTCGTTGCTTGAAATTCTTCCGCAAGTTCCCGTTCTGTGGGTAATTTCTCACCAGGAAGATAAACTTTATTTACAATTCTTCTGGATAATTCATCAGCAATTATTTTTGACCTCGTCGATAAAATTTTCTTCTTACTCTCTTTATTTTTCATATTTGT
This region includes:
- a CDS encoding segregation/condensation protein A, encoding MDIQEKISGLISKDSLRLKLEQFEGPFEILLYLIKEQEIDIFDIPIVQITEQYLEILDLMKEQRLEIAGDFLVMAATLIHIKSRMLLPDIEEMEEVEEEDPRLELVEHLLEYRKFKELGKRLGDLEEQQYNYLPRKFPSYLEPLVQEEWVEVTLADLMKSIKRVLHYLLEPTIQAIELEKYTVEDKIVEIWDKITNQGSVISSELFKKCETTIEKVCIVLAILELCRQCKILIHQQHPYGPFYLYLNKNYQKQLINTSD
- a CDS encoding nitroreductase family protein, with amino-acid sequence MSDMIKIIKERRTIRKYLPKPLSEELLNTVLEAGRWAQSWANTQCWQVIVVKDEKIKKSLQETLPKGNPSYQAIMDAPVVLCLCGKKNLSGYYKGQVCTHFGDWMLFDLGIFAQNIALTAYSLGLGTVIVSLLDHNKAKEILGLSDDVELVSLMPLGFPADTPSPPPRKELKDFVKYM
- a CDS encoding glycoside hydrolase family 38 C-terminal domain-containing protein, which gives rise to MPKRRIHLLCNAHLDPCWLWEWEEGAGEALSTFRTAVELCEQFEEFIFNHNEVILYKWVEQFDPELFERIRVQVQKKKWNIMGGWFLQPDCNMPSGESFVRHILIGKNYFKDKFGVDPKTAINFDPFGHSRGLVQILAKSGYKYYLFGRPHAEIFSLPEKGFIWQGYDGSEILAYRFIGWYNAPLGKAREKVEQWIQDHPEHTTGLVLWGVGNHGGGPSFKDCQDLRDIIHHEKEDDIFHSTPDLFFEELQQEQISFPMVMRDLNPWAPGCYTSQIRIKQKHRQLENELYMTEKMASICAIHGLMEYPSQEFKDALENLLLAEFHDILPGSSIPPVEEKGIQILDYGLNIVSRIKARCFFSLCRTEEIISKQIVPIFGFNPHPFPITQIFDVEFCLPDFNFEDTFVYPQMFIDGNKIPSQVEKEHGNVAVDWRKRMVFKATLAPAQITRINCSTELVLPEKPQPKSQITDGVIEVRGEHIHAGVNVQTGLMDFYRVDGVDYLNTSAFLPIVIQDNEDPWGSEVTCYHNIKGHFSIIDKEEVPEICGIKSDTLAPVHVIEDGEVRTVVEAIFKYNHSYIIMQYKIPKIVAEIEVDVRVFWFEKDCMLKLCIPVPWEDTEYVGQVVFGKDQLLGEEYEVVAQKWVAGYSPINKCALTIINDGIYGSDFINNTIRLTLLHSPAYSSLPFKNRPLVPQDRFTPRMEQGERIFRFWLQGGNSSVRFRTIDNEALAHNEKPMFLSFYPTKKGQPFTSGIIVDNNSIVLSAFKKAETKEGFIIRLYEPTGNVQQSNVIIPPLNTQFTVQLQPFEIKTYYVDTHQKKVHECDLLENILSS
- a CDS encoding ATPase, T2SS/T4P/T4SS family, encoding MRIAKKKLPEMLLELGVITKEKLNECIKIQQQTGKNLQDILLEKKYITEEVLVETLSEQLQIPHIRVSNYSIPKEVLAEVPESLAKQYQVLPISVTGDILTLAMSNPLNILALDDIRMITGKEIEPVIAMPSELREVIERNYSGDRASELFASLLAEHAQQEELEEVKTVTEEVEDVSKVESVEEDEPVKKMARLIVLDALERGASDIHIEPFEKIIRVRYRVDGVLEEAKSPPKSIQSNLIARFKILSGCRIDEHRLPQDGRFRIRFRGREIDFRVAFLPCKYGEKIVLRVLDKSNLMLDLEAMGFEPQPLEALNHALKLPHGMILLTGPTGSGKTTTLYSCLTRLNTIETNIVTVEDPIEYELFGINQVQVQARIGFTFAEALRQILRQDPNIVMVGEIRDGETADIAVKAALTGHLVLSTLHTNDAAGVFPRLIDMGIEPFLVQSSVALAAAQRLLKRVCKECKENIIVPNEVLERIQYRGFSHIPNPQFVRGHGCPKCKDSGYKGRIACLEAMLNWPELHQLVLNRASAYEIKKQAVACGMKTLRQNALALAARGFTTIEQVLEHTIAD
- a CDS encoding GntR family transcriptional regulator, whose product is MKNKESKKKILSTRSKIIADELSRRIVNKVYLPGEKLPTERELAEEFQATRHSIREALKRLEALGLVKIRQGSGIIAQDIDLIGGLELFDTLIKDEQGNINLSLLKDILEFRDHMVRQVVRLAAERHTQEELDELRYLFQKRKSFIHNQDELQKINERFFKLFAQATRNQIYELLYNTMWQAFLKINEMVDILLIGKQKLDRLAERILEAFESRDGELAELILSRHLEFVQQQFEISLKTVEKK
- a CDS encoding DnaA/Hda family protein, with protein sequence MLTWNRDSESEKKQRQKTSSGKDTEPQKTKYGTRDSHVDNAHKRLGELLLEERLITKEQLNQALEIQSKTGRFLGKILIEKGFIDRDVLANCLSKQCRIPHIKLVEYDINSDVVKLIPEEVCRKRYLLPIDKLGRIVTVAMVDPLDTEALEEVKSHCPDLRIKPILCSWEDLEKAFEKAFRKNRISTDILSTLGYKTTEPEKKEQEVVDSVEIKEENPPLSTDVNEAVLEEIEKEYEEEIPEKVTDYETEQSQVAVISEPIPTPTQVIIDTSLVQAIQDLPKMLADSIRDSLTQVNINIPSPTVIPPPPSITPEHFAEFIGEMKNTFRESISQFAHEIHARLREEMIQGQNQVATMIQEGVSHVISNAVTAMLDNLKLELSSIEKENKINIEQIAETMREGIGEISQQLLNTISEEIRNSAQVMSQMSIEVTKSIGEVVQKIDQTDQKEPKEAFTPEKMQEVLVTVKESIVSGIQNTLEDAITKLIQELKETPEAEEPDPVLLSLTEAIQKLDHAIIENQKQQELQTQKMAQITESILRSVSETTTQTINEIKKERESENSDLAREKSIIEPLIPELKEVVQQVKESVQKTQEMHNEQTQKIARLTETTLESVQQTAQLVETLSIMEGKRVETLEEKKQRLASVAPFGKGSSTPPPEIEESDKEVWKALESEQPLETLTFDNFFPGTVNAFTFKLSKAVAENPGTEYNPFFLYGNVGIGKTHLISAIGNEILKKHPKMRVGYVSASHFSRRLAEALKEGALDLFRENYCHWDVLILDDIQFMGGKVEAQEEFFHVFNVLHQSKRQIIIASDKAPDRLGLLEQRLVSRFASGIVAELKSPEWETRMQILHNQVKMADVKVPEEVLSLIAMRVPNDIRKMMGSLKKIIAFAKLVGQNITCEMADEILSHLGIAAA
- a CDS encoding sialidase family protein, producing the protein MKVLNFSTSLVMISLLINSISFADEPNTSLQEGKDFLVICRDGGAGGYEAFPDVCRLPDGRLFCVFYDGYAHVALPNENHPKGGRISGIFSSDEGKTWSVPFVVYDSPYDDRDPSIAVIDGKKLICNFFSLKPVENQNKRYEGLGTWVIVSEDMGKKWSEPKQLFPDYYCSSPIRALPNGNLIIPLYTDKRKNGCGAVSISTDKGVSWCKPIDIDYGDLKLDAEPDICVLKNQNLFIAQRGHSDLTMGYSLSTDGGNTWSKSEALPFSGHCPYLHRTPTGVLVMGIRYPHKGTYITISIDEAKTWSNPILVDSCIGAYPSMVTLKDNSILIVYYEEGEGSNLRARKFNVNPSGEVQWLSWK
- a CDS encoding YraN family protein codes for the protein MIKWLLKILPLRREASELLPFELGKAGEEEAIKYLKKKGLKILGKNIKIGRKEIDIVAEENDEIVFVEVKTCRNENWTYPENKVDYKKKENIRKTAHRYIKKYNVRKKYYRFDIIAITWEPEKSIHWIKNAF